The following proteins are encoded in a genomic region of Thunnus maccoyii chromosome 8, fThuMac1.1, whole genome shotgun sequence:
- the LOC121902081 gene encoding uncharacterized protein LOC121902081 has product MTQRRPHTASSKTQRRGTTRMTHSHLERHTRSKTNILEPPLNITSTSINAPKIMVGNTAVCKPWTPAEIVGMTQNAPNPTTNPDEYWGWLRYVCSVYNCLIPDVEQLLAGSYRTEWDLCKGEFLFPARTEDGQWPPHRTMIDWLNEEAKTAIRKCARQRTDFNKVIHCVQDAYETVPEFVNRFTRTWDSNAGIGREGNEYFVVTTFVQNLKPNVAAAYKLSVTDWQTKDWKATVNKMMALDRCEVFAEDKSASFPKQMLQHARQGGGQQHFKNNNKQKPGKCHKCGKAGHWANECRSGRRQNKQNYPFQDHQTRNFQQTAPLALPQQQQQPLPPPPHVDNVNHGQYYNQA; this is encoded by the coding sequence ATGACACAGAGACGACCCCACACTGCAAGTAGCAAAACTCAGAGACGAGGTACAACTAGAatgacacattcacatctgGAAAGACATACAAGATCGAAAACTAACATTTTAGAGCCCCCTCTAAACATTACATCCACCTCAATAAATGCTCCAAAAATCATGGTTGGCAACACAGCTGTCTGCAAACCATGGACTCCTGCTGAGATAGTTGGAATGACACAAAATGCCCCCAATCCGACCACAAACCCAGATGAATACTGGGGATGGTTAAGATATGTATGCTCTGTGTATAACTGTCTGATACCTGATGTTGAACAATTACTTGCTGGCTCATACAGAACGGAGTGGGATTTGTGCAAAGGTGAATTTCTTTTCCCTGCTCGGACAGAGGATGGCCAGTGGCCTCCTCATAGAACCATGATTGACTGGTTAAATGaagaagcaaaaacagcaataagAAAATGTGCACGACAGCGCACTGACTTTAATAAAGTAATTCACTGTGTCCAAGATGCATATGAAACTGTACCTGAGTTTGTTAACAGATTTACACGTACTTGGGATAGCAATGCAGGAATAGGACGAGAAggaaatgaatattttgttgttacaaCCTTTGTGCAAAATCTAAAACCAAATGTTGCAGCTGCATACAAATTGTCTGTCACCGATTGGCAAACCAAAGACTGGAAAGCAACGGTAAACAAAATGATGGCGCTAGATAGGTGTGAAGTTTTTGCTGAAGACAAATCTGCCTCCTtcccaaaacaaatgttacagCATGCGCGACAGGGGGGTGGACAacagcatttcaaaaacaataacaagcaAAAACCGGGAAAGTGTCACAAATGTGGGAAAGCGGGACATTGGGCTAATGAGTGTAGAAGTGGTCGTCGTCAGAACAAGCAAAATTACCCATTCCAGGATCACCAAACAAGGAATTTCCAACAAACAGCCCCCCTTGCtttaccacaacaacaacaacaaccactacCACCTCCTCCACATGTTGATAATGTGAATCATGGACAATATTACAATCAAGCATAG